In Mytilus edulis chromosome 6, xbMytEdul2.2, whole genome shotgun sequence, the following proteins share a genomic window:
- the LOC139528262 gene encoding uncharacterized protein isoform X2, with amino-acid sequence MFFNPKTGGCFIQMKYSNQLKFVYLTVAFSEVYGNGFRTYEYSPSTINVTTPVEEQEMNQGMYSLRSFLYPQFFAVIFAVCKFVGIRLNCYLVGRICQCVVTSFTPVAVFRFCRTLFRCRGTASIAAMLTSFSLHISVLGTHTLVNSFISPFLFLSVDIILQYLLKPPAITDFSNDESLNNDSSSRYNHTENGSASIQCTMRDINSNLKIQKNPLNGAALQEQKNSLEDGKIVKEVKAKKSKPKKHHLATRHFTLDINVMLLSLSGFVCAIMCYMRPDTIIFLVVIGVSFLFTYRDNVSIKKGRYLTGTVGSGFAMGLIVGGLLDWYTYGIMFISPAQWLKLNVASHVPAVLYGTNSPYQYILDIFASCKSELCFNIFCLAALVMMTQTEYIDSVDQKSSSSLLLTLSCMLIIYSVIAHKELRFVHNILIIIEILAAYAIHGALQFINSLLKFTKDKIKIVVMVFSLSVGLNTYMNFPSYGEETILPWKTVTPTDSSDINQCLFFISEQNNVTGVFIDNSIYTIAGFTILNHDVPLLTLIHHEYHEYRSGGYIPRTDLSYKTPRNLYVINRYSDIIDVTNIHYLSKRLLESQEYNYVVVPNKRVPSFSQLGFNKAPFSAGRYSVLQRLLTPIESTKLSIAGKNMPLGKNSTIMEYEASWLYTAGLYTKAIERLENAIELNNLRVRPFQLLASSYANKADLTKAKATEDKCILGHGRTACRKPQPRIVIHEDYKQYSVN; translated from the exons tttgtttATCTTACAGTTGCTTTTTCTGAGGTGTACGGAAATGGATTCAGAACCTATGAGTATAGTCCATCCACGATAAATGTTACAACACCGGTTGAAGAACAGGAGATGAACCAGGGAATGTACAGTCTGAGGTCATTTCTCTACCCACAATTCTTTGCTGTAATTTTTGCCGTCTGCAAATTTGTTGGAATAcgtttgaattgttatttg GTAGGACGTATTTGTCAGTGTGTAGTGACGTCATTTACACCAGTAGCTGTGTTTAGATTCTGTAGGACGTTATTTAGGTGCAGAGGAACTGCGTCCATAGCTGCTATGTTAACTTCATTTTCTTTACACATCTCAGTTCTTGGAACACATACATTGGTCAACAGTTTTATTTCTCCATTCTTATTTCTTTCAGTAGACAtcattttacaatatttattaaaACCTCCCGCCATTACAGATTTTTCAAACGATGAAAGTTTGAACAATGACAGTTCGTCTCGGTATAATCATACAGAAAATGGAAGCGCTTCAATACAATGTACCATGCGCGATATCAATAGTAATTTAAAGATTCAGAAAAATCCATTGAATGGTGCAGCACTTCAAGAGCAAAAGAATTCATTAGAAGATGGTAAAATAGTTAAAGAAGTAAAAGCAAAGAAAAGCAAACCGAAAAAGCACCATTTAGCAACCAGACACTTTACATtggatataaatgtaatgttattaAGTTTGTCGGGTTTTGTTTGTGCAATAATGTGTTACATGAGGCCTGATACTATCATTTTTCTTGTTGTAATTGGCGTCTCTTTTCTATTTACATATCGAGATAATGTATCAATTAAAAAAGGCAGATATTTAACTGGCACCGTTGGATCCGGTTTTGCAATGGGTTTAATAGTTGGTGGTTTACTCGACTGGTACACGTATGGTATAATGTTTATTTCGCCAGCTCAGTGGTTGAAGTTGAATGTAGCCTCACATGTTCCCGCTGTATTGTATGGAACAAATAGTCCATATCAGTACATTTTAGACATTTTTGCCAGCTGCAAGTCTGAGTTGTGTTTTAACATTTTCTGTCTCGCTGCTTTAGTTATGATGACTCAAACCGAGTACATTGACTCAGTGGATCAAAAGTCAAGTTCTAGTCTATTACTCACTCTGTCATGTATGCTTATTATTTATTCAGTAATCGCGCATAAGGAATTAAGATTTGTTCACAACATTTTAATCATTATTGAAATTTTAGCAGCGTACGCAATTCACGGGGCTTTGCAATTTATaaacagtttgttaaaatttACCAAAGATAAAATCAAAATCGTTGTGATGGTCTTCTCGTTATCCGTAGGTCTCAATACCTACATGAATTTTCCTTCATACGGCGAAGAAACCATTCTGCCATGGAAAACGGTGACACCGACCGATTCCTCAGATATCAACCAATGCTTGTTCTTTATCAGTGAACAAAACAACGTAACAGGAGTATTCATTGACAATTCCATTTACACGATTGCGGGATTTACCATTTTGAATCACGACGTGCCATTGCTTACTTTAATTCACCATGAATATCACGAATATAGGAGCGGAGGGTATATACCACGGACTGATCTCAGCTATAAGACACCGCGAAACTTATATGTCATCAACCGATACTCTGATATCATCGATGTGACAAATATTCACTATTTATCGAAACGTTTACTAGAAAGTCAAGAATATAATTATGTTGTTGTCCCAAACAAGAGAGTGCCGTCTTTTAGTCAACTTGGTTTTAATAAAGCCCCGTTTAGTGCAGGAAGATATTCCGTCTTACAGAGATTATTGACGCCGATCGAATCTACAAAATTGTCAATCGCTGGAAAAAATATGCCACTTGGTAAAAACTCTACCATTATGGAATATGAAGCTAGTTGGTTGTACACAGCAGGATTATATACGAAGGCTATAGAACGTTTAGAAAATGCTATAGAACTGAACAATTTAAGAGTACGCCCATTCCAATTGCTTGCTTCATCGTATGCAAATAAAGCTGACTTAACAAAGGCAAAGGCCACAGAAGACAAATGTATTCTAGGCCATGGTCGAACTGCATGTCGGAAACCCCAACCAAGAATAGTGATTCACGAGGACTATAAACAGTACagtgtgaattaa
- the LOC139528262 gene encoding uncharacterized protein isoform X1 — protein sequence MKCRKIKEMKKMKFKHHTGNNRNGKCECGLESILPEMLPWYLFVIVLCIRIHYVLQPKNWWLLHPDEIFQSVEVAFSEVYGNGFRTYEYSPSTINVTTPVEEQEMNQGMYSLRSFLYPQFFAVIFAVCKFVGIRLNCYLVGRICQCVVTSFTPVAVFRFCRTLFRCRGTASIAAMLTSFSLHISVLGTHTLVNSFISPFLFLSVDIILQYLLKPPAITDFSNDESLNNDSSSRYNHTENGSASIQCTMRDINSNLKIQKNPLNGAALQEQKNSLEDGKIVKEVKAKKSKPKKHHLATRHFTLDINVMLLSLSGFVCAIMCYMRPDTIIFLVVIGVSFLFTYRDNVSIKKGRYLTGTVGSGFAMGLIVGGLLDWYTYGIMFISPAQWLKLNVASHVPAVLYGTNSPYQYILDIFASCKSELCFNIFCLAALVMMTQTEYIDSVDQKSSSSLLLTLSCMLIIYSVIAHKELRFVHNILIIIEILAAYAIHGALQFINSLLKFTKDKIKIVVMVFSLSVGLNTYMNFPSYGEETILPWKTVTPTDSSDINQCLFFISEQNNVTGVFIDNSIYTIAGFTILNHDVPLLTLIHHEYHEYRSGGYIPRTDLSYKTPRNLYVINRYSDIIDVTNIHYLSKRLLESQEYNYVVVPNKRVPSFSQLGFNKAPFSAGRYSVLQRLLTPIESTKLSIAGKNMPLGKNSTIMEYEASWLYTAGLYTKAIERLENAIELNNLRVRPFQLLASSYANKADLTKAKATEDKCILGHGRTACRKPQPRIVIHEDYKQYSVN from the exons TTGCTTTTTCTGAGGTGTACGGAAATGGATTCAGAACCTATGAGTATAGTCCATCCACGATAAATGTTACAACACCGGTTGAAGAACAGGAGATGAACCAGGGAATGTACAGTCTGAGGTCATTTCTCTACCCACAATTCTTTGCTGTAATTTTTGCCGTCTGCAAATTTGTTGGAATAcgtttgaattgttatttg GTAGGACGTATTTGTCAGTGTGTAGTGACGTCATTTACACCAGTAGCTGTGTTTAGATTCTGTAGGACGTTATTTAGGTGCAGAGGAACTGCGTCCATAGCTGCTATGTTAACTTCATTTTCTTTACACATCTCAGTTCTTGGAACACATACATTGGTCAACAGTTTTATTTCTCCATTCTTATTTCTTTCAGTAGACAtcattttacaatatttattaaaACCTCCCGCCATTACAGATTTTTCAAACGATGAAAGTTTGAACAATGACAGTTCGTCTCGGTATAATCATACAGAAAATGGAAGCGCTTCAATACAATGTACCATGCGCGATATCAATAGTAATTTAAAGATTCAGAAAAATCCATTGAATGGTGCAGCACTTCAAGAGCAAAAGAATTCATTAGAAGATGGTAAAATAGTTAAAGAAGTAAAAGCAAAGAAAAGCAAACCGAAAAAGCACCATTTAGCAACCAGACACTTTACATtggatataaatgtaatgttattaAGTTTGTCGGGTTTTGTTTGTGCAATAATGTGTTACATGAGGCCTGATACTATCATTTTTCTTGTTGTAATTGGCGTCTCTTTTCTATTTACATATCGAGATAATGTATCAATTAAAAAAGGCAGATATTTAACTGGCACCGTTGGATCCGGTTTTGCAATGGGTTTAATAGTTGGTGGTTTACTCGACTGGTACACGTATGGTATAATGTTTATTTCGCCAGCTCAGTGGTTGAAGTTGAATGTAGCCTCACATGTTCCCGCTGTATTGTATGGAACAAATAGTCCATATCAGTACATTTTAGACATTTTTGCCAGCTGCAAGTCTGAGTTGTGTTTTAACATTTTCTGTCTCGCTGCTTTAGTTATGATGACTCAAACCGAGTACATTGACTCAGTGGATCAAAAGTCAAGTTCTAGTCTATTACTCACTCTGTCATGTATGCTTATTATTTATTCAGTAATCGCGCATAAGGAATTAAGATTTGTTCACAACATTTTAATCATTATTGAAATTTTAGCAGCGTACGCAATTCACGGGGCTTTGCAATTTATaaacagtttgttaaaatttACCAAAGATAAAATCAAAATCGTTGTGATGGTCTTCTCGTTATCCGTAGGTCTCAATACCTACATGAATTTTCCTTCATACGGCGAAGAAACCATTCTGCCATGGAAAACGGTGACACCGACCGATTCCTCAGATATCAACCAATGCTTGTTCTTTATCAGTGAACAAAACAACGTAACAGGAGTATTCATTGACAATTCCATTTACACGATTGCGGGATTTACCATTTTGAATCACGACGTGCCATTGCTTACTTTAATTCACCATGAATATCACGAATATAGGAGCGGAGGGTATATACCACGGACTGATCTCAGCTATAAGACACCGCGAAACTTATATGTCATCAACCGATACTCTGATATCATCGATGTGACAAATATTCACTATTTATCGAAACGTTTACTAGAAAGTCAAGAATATAATTATGTTGTTGTCCCAAACAAGAGAGTGCCGTCTTTTAGTCAACTTGGTTTTAATAAAGCCCCGTTTAGTGCAGGAAGATATTCCGTCTTACAGAGATTATTGACGCCGATCGAATCTACAAAATTGTCAATCGCTGGAAAAAATATGCCACTTGGTAAAAACTCTACCATTATGGAATATGAAGCTAGTTGGTTGTACACAGCAGGATTATATACGAAGGCTATAGAACGTTTAGAAAATGCTATAGAACTGAACAATTTAAGAGTACGCCCATTCCAATTGCTTGCTTCATCGTATGCAAATAAAGCTGACTTAACAAAGGCAAAGGCCACAGAAGACAAATGTATTCTAGGCCATGGTCGAACTGCATGTCGGAAACCCCAACCAAGAATAGTGATTCACGAGGACTATAAACAGTACagtgtgaattaa
- the LOC139526578 gene encoding craniofacial development protein 2-like, whose product MDRYSIEILGLREVRWNKGSKMEYISGMTTINTGHTNIYSCNTNATDTHDKGVGFMLTKKAKQSLLEWNPVSSRIITARFDTKFQKTTIIQVYSPTNNADEEE is encoded by the coding sequence ATGGACAgatacagtattgaaattttaGGACTCAGGGAAGTAAGATGGAATAAGGGAAGTAAGATGGAATACATATCTGGCATGACAACGATAAACACTGGTCATACCAACATATATTCGTGTAACACAAATGCCACTGACACTCATGATAAAGGTGTTGGATTTATGCTTACTAAAAAGGCAAAGCAGTCTCTCTTAGAATGGAACCCAGTGTCATCTAGAATAATCACTGCCAGGTTTGACacaaaatttcagaaaacaaCCATAATACAGGTTTACTCCCCAACAAATAACGCAGATGAAGAAGAATAA